Proteins encoded together in one uncultured Desulfosarcina sp. window:
- a CDS encoding thiolase family protein — MTDVFIVSAARTPIGKYGGALKSFSAVDLTVPVMQAVIERIHFNPAEIDDIIWGSCMQRTKDEQNLARVASVKAGFPVEIPATTVNRTCTSSMSALVSGVQAIRSGDADVILVGGTESMSNVPYTIDSMRWGARMQHVECRDALWDGLTQLGVGPSMGITAENLAEQYDISRESQDEIAMLSNTRAAKAIEGGRFRDEIIPLQAGDKLVENDEQPRGDTTMERLARLKPIFKKDGTVTAANSSGINDGSAGLLLVSEKKLKSLNLTPLARYVAYGVAGVPPEIMGIGPVPATHKALSKAGMSLDEIDLFEINEAFAAQYLAVEKELELDRSKTNVNGSGIGLGHPVGATGVRIIISLLYEMDRRNLRYGLASLCSGGGMGMTTIIER; from the coding sequence ATGACCGATGTGTTTATTGTTTCCGCCGCCCGCACCCCGATCGGAAAATATGGTGGCGCGCTTAAATCCTTCAGCGCAGTTGATTTGACGGTCCCCGTCATGCAGGCCGTAATTGAGCGGATTCATTTCAACCCGGCTGAAATCGACGACATTATTTGGGGTTCCTGCATGCAAAGAACCAAGGATGAGCAAAATCTTGCCCGTGTCGCATCCGTAAAGGCGGGATTTCCAGTGGAGATCCCGGCCACTACGGTTAATCGGACGTGCACCTCATCCATGTCCGCACTCGTTTCCGGCGTTCAGGCCATCAGGTCCGGAGATGCGGACGTTATTCTGGTCGGAGGCACCGAATCCATGAGCAACGTGCCATATACCATCGACTCCATGAGGTGGGGCGCGCGGATGCAACATGTCGAATGCCGTGATGCCCTGTGGGACGGCCTGACCCAGCTGGGTGTCGGACCGAGCATGGGGATAACGGCCGAGAACCTGGCTGAGCAATACGACATTAGCCGAGAGTCGCAGGATGAAATTGCCATGCTGAGCAATACGAGAGCAGCTAAGGCCATCGAAGGAGGCCGCTTCAGGGATGAAATTATTCCCCTGCAGGCGGGTGACAAGCTGGTGGAGAACGACGAACAGCCGAGGGGCGATACAACCATGGAGCGACTGGCCAGACTCAAGCCGATATTCAAGAAAGACGGGACGGTCACTGCCGCAAATTCGTCCGGCATTAACGATGGCAGTGCCGGCCTGCTGCTGGTGTCTGAGAAGAAGCTTAAATCTCTGAACCTGACACCGCTGGCGCGATATGTAGCCTATGGGGTGGCCGGTGTTCCTCCCGAAATTATGGGAATCGGGCCAGTTCCAGCTACGCACAAAGCATTATCCAAGGCGGGGATGTCTCTTGATGAAATCGATCTTTTCGAAATCAATGAAGCTTTTGCCGCACAGTATCTTGCCGTGGAGAAGGAGCTTGAACTGGACCGGTCGAAGACCAATGTGAACGGCAGCGGTATAGGACTTGGGCATCCCGTTGGTGCCACCGGTGTAAGAATCATTATCTCCCTGCTTTATGAAATGGATAGACGCAACTTGCGCTATGGGCTGGCAAGCCTCTGTTCAGGCGGAGGAATGGGCATGACTACCATCATCGAGCGATAG
- a CDS encoding 3-hydroxyacyl-CoA dehydrogenase NAD-binding domain-containing protein, translated as MIIKNICVLGAGQMGAGIAQTSAKAGFSVALMDLEERCIERGLNKIGRNFDRAIGKTAMTREKAESCLTRIRSFTELPGAVAGADVIIETIPENIEMKKRLYAELDELCATHTILASNTSSLSITEIASATKRPQKVIGMHFFYPVPLMQLVEIVKGRMTSAETHQAIAALAEKMVKIPITVEDAPGFVFNRILIPMINEAIFILHEGLASAKDIDRAMMLGASHPIGPLALGDVIGLDTLLMVQESLFVQFGDPKYRPCTLLKKLVHAGHLGRKTGIGFYTYEAGAASESKSTSDKTART; from the coding sequence ATGATAATCAAGAATATATGCGTGCTGGGTGCCGGGCAAATGGGGGCGGGAATTGCCCAGACATCTGCGAAAGCGGGTTTTAGCGTTGCATTGATGGATCTCGAAGAACGATGTATTGAGCGCGGGCTGAACAAGATCGGCCGCAACTTCGACCGGGCCATCGGCAAGACTGCAATGACTCGAGAAAAAGCCGAAAGCTGCCTGACACGAATCCGGTCCTTCACGGAACTGCCTGGGGCTGTTGCGGGTGCGGATGTGATCATCGAGACCATTCCGGAAAACATTGAGATGAAAAAACGCCTGTATGCCGAATTAGATGAATTGTGCGCAACACACACAATTCTGGCATCCAATACTTCCAGCCTTTCGATTACGGAAATCGCCTCTGCCACCAAGCGTCCACAGAAAGTCATCGGGATGCATTTTTTTTATCCGGTTCCATTGATGCAATTGGTCGAAATCGTCAAAGGCCGGATGACTTCCGCTGAAACACACCAGGCGATTGCTGCCCTGGCTGAAAAAATGGTCAAAATCCCGATCACGGTGGAGGATGCACCGGGATTTGTATTCAACCGAATCCTCATTCCCATGATCAATGAGGCAATTTTTATCTTGCACGAAGGGCTTGCCTCTGCAAAGGATATTGACCGGGCAATGATGCTGGGGGCCAGCCACCCCATCGGCCCCCTGGCGCTTGGGGATGTTATCGGCCTGGACACGCTGTTGATGGTCCAGGAGAGTCTATTCGTACAATTCGGCGATCCAAAGTACCGGCCATGCACGTTGTTGAAAAAGCTTGTTCACGCGGGTCACCTGGGCAGAAAAACCGGGATCGGGTTTTACACTTATGAAGCGGGAGCAGCGTCTGAAAGTAAATCCACTTCAGATAAAACAGCAAGGACTTGA
- a CDS encoding 3-hydroxyacyl-CoA dehydrogenase family protein encodes MSLPDIQEVCVVGAGNMGHQIGLCCALAGYTVKCTDVDRQTLSQAEKFADSYLEGRVSKGKMDANTAKSARDRISFTPEIEIAASSADIVIEAIIENLALKKQLFAALDKICPEHCILATNSSYIVSSKIAPATGRPDKVCNLHFFNPALVMRLVEVVQGPHTSEETVERVFAFAGKLNKTPIILKKEIYGFVVNRILTAILNEALYLHDIGVADCHDIDTAVVNALGHPMGPFKLLDLVGVDLQYHVCMERYKDTGDKLDMPSPLLVEKFVKKEWGRKSGVGFYRYDE; translated from the coding sequence ATGTCACTCCCCGATATTCAGGAGGTTTGTGTTGTCGGTGCTGGAAACATGGGACATCAAATCGGCCTTTGCTGCGCTTTGGCCGGATACACGGTGAAGTGTACCGATGTCGACAGGCAGACCCTTTCCCAAGCAGAAAAGTTTGCCGATTCATATCTGGAAGGCAGGGTCTCGAAGGGGAAAATGGATGCGAATACAGCAAAGTCCGCTCGGGACAGAATCTCATTCACGCCGGAAATCGAAATCGCGGCATCCAGTGCTGATATCGTCATCGAAGCCATCATCGAAAATTTGGCTTTGAAAAAACAATTGTTCGCCGCATTGGACAAGATTTGTCCAGAGCACTGCATCCTGGCAACCAACAGCTCGTATATTGTCAGTTCAAAAATTGCACCCGCGACCGGCCGGCCGGATAAAGTCTGTAATCTGCATTTCTTTAATCCTGCGCTGGTCATGCGTTTGGTTGAGGTGGTGCAGGGGCCGCATACATCGGAAGAAACGGTCGAGCGTGTTTTTGCCTTTGCCGGCAAACTAAACAAAACCCCCATCATCCTTAAAAAGGAAATTTATGGATTTGTGGTGAACCGGATTCTCACGGCAATCTTAAACGAAGCGCTTTATCTTCATGATATCGGCGTTGCGGATTGTCATGACATAGACACTGCCGTTGTAAATGCTCTGGGGCATCCCATGGGGCCCTTCAAGCTATTGGATCTCGTGGGGGTGGATCTTCAGTATCACGTATGCATGGAGCGCTACAAAGACACCGGCGATAAACTGGATATGCCGTCTCCTTTGCTCGTTGAAAAGTTTGTTAAGAAAGAGTGGGGTCGTAAAAGCGGTGTCGGTTTCTATCGTTACGATGAGTAA